One region of Marivirga arenosa genomic DNA includes:
- a CDS encoding DUF4295 domain-containing protein: MAKKVVATLKDKDAKGYAKVIKAVKSKNGGYSFREEMVPLDMAKEALKK, translated from the coding sequence ATGGCTAAGAAAGTAGTTGCAACTTTAAAAGATAAAGACGCTAAAGGTTACGCTAAAGTAATCAAAGCAGTAAAGTCTAAAAACGGAGGTTATTCATTCCGTGAAGAAATGGTACCTTTGGATATGGCCAAAGAGGCACTTAAAAAATAA
- the rpmG gene encoding 50S ribosomal protein L33 translates to MAKKGNRVQVILECTEHKETGAPGTSRYITTKNRKNTTERLELKKYNPILKKYTVHKEIK, encoded by the coding sequence ATGGCTAAGAAAGGAAATAGAGTCCAAGTAATATTAGAATGTACAGAGCATAAAGAAACTGGTGCTCCAGGTACTTCTCGTTACATCACGACTAAAAACAGAAAAAACACAACAGAAAGATTGGAGTTGAAAAAATATAACCCGATCTTAAAGAAATATACTGTTCACAAAGAAATTAAGTAA